The following are encoded in a window of Gossypium raimondii isolate GPD5lz chromosome 13, ASM2569854v1, whole genome shotgun sequence genomic DNA:
- the LOC105782650 gene encoding uncharacterized protein At4g26450 isoform X1 produces the protein MHARHRTAGNDYRSNSMAMGVSASRISPETSGRGHGFYNSEYRNFKRGFGRGQSHPKSFQPHPPPAREGTDIFMEAGRLAAEYLVSQGLLPPTVLPAKWQNGRLKKHMGDYQDYRSQEGDNLHVPYDGRTSALARLRNANSDLGPGRRKYLDDNNSTWSKNLSKGRRKEGSYRGREYGGSGSWSDRIRGSPDLEIDDDNVSGLQEEPQAGKDIGNGLQKSVSNEFAPKGEELDNFDVKYNLEDELSLKASSSGAEKDLKSETDGELQKRSDESMGFRAEAGELKDGGNGNVETEEEGILKDSSFKHSSTADDVSGKTGADLLALCKFAKVPTKTRSSLTLKNLKPDSVSTIEQEGVSDFETPNVPQALLEDNSLGGSSGDLLLNKTQDSKPDSELSKDMSVHSFGLDHMYGVEQGKCTRSQSFPDRVLLHDTEEELAQEMPGLQRSCSMVVIEERGEKRGLEQSDLREGAKKPREWLQPVTTKAEFLPFSDFDDKKVGSVEGTASPSEKVGVIVERGIQDSLVTTSSFPDGDGESSVSYVQEKQLFPNAFKICDLNLMEASDINESHHNDPIIMYSSTSETKSEAATIDIDLSMSNSNSGGGNRHTSNCKEIEVIDLENDCTQEDKAVDTLERKSEPMFVSMNGDMTDVPDQYDGLMITEFLQNFSNCPPDDINAHPLQNESINSLQTEDINPLQNEMGLHNGEGTLADDDSIYMSLGEIPLSFLPAWEQPPSQGYEKPF, from the exons ATGCATGCTAGACATAGAACCGCTGGGAATGACTATAGGTCTAATTCTATGGCGATGGGGGTTTCCGCCTCCCGGATATCCCCTGAAACATCGGGTAGAGGCCATGGGTTTTACAATTCAGAGTACCGCAACTTCAAGCGAGGTTTTGGGCGTGGTCAAAGCCACCCGAAATCGTTTCAACCGCATCCGCCCCCAGCACGCGAAGGCACTGACATATTTATGGAAGCTGGCCGTCTTGCGGCGGAATATTTGGTCTCTCAGGGGTTATTGCCCCCAACTGTGCTACCTGCTAAATGGCAGAACGGTAGGTTGAAGAAGCATATGGGGGATTATCAAGACTATAGGTCACAAGAGGGAGATAACTTGCACGTTCCCTATGATGGCCGAACATCGGCACTTGCTCGTCTGAGAAATGCTAATTCTGATTTGGGTCCAGGCAGGAGGAAGTACCTTGATGATAATAACTCCACATGGTCTAAAAATCTTTCTAAAGGAAGAAGGAAAGAGGGATCTTACCGGGGTCGAGAATATGGGGGAAGTGGGTCATGGTCTGATCGGATTCGGGGTTCTCCTGACTTGGAGATTGATGATGATAATGTTTCTGGACTTCAAGAAGAGCCACAGGCTGGTAAAGATATTGGTAATGGATTGCAGAAGTCTGTTTCGAACGAGTTTGCTCCTAAAGGTGAAGAATTAGATAACTTTGATGTTAAGTACAATCTAGAGGATGAATTGAGCTTAAAGGCAAGTTCTTCTGGTGCCGAGAAAGATCTAAAGTCTGAAACTGATGGAGAACTCCAGAAGAGATCGGATGAATCAATGGGTTTTAGAGCTGAGGCTGGAGAGCTGAAGGATGGCGGCAATGGTAATGTTGAAACTGAAGAGGAGGGTATCTTGAAGGATTCATCTTTCAAGCATTCTTCCACAGCGGATGATGTCTCGGGGAAGACTGGTGCAGATTTACTGGCCCTCTGCAAATTTGCTAAGGTGCCTACTAAAACACGTTCTTCCTTGACATTGAAGAACTTAAAACCGGACTCAGTTTCAACCATTGAGCAGGAAGGTGTTTCTGATTTTGAAACTCCAAATGTTCCTCAAGCCTTGCTTGAAGACAACTCCCTGGGAGGTTCCTCTGGTGATCTGCTATTAAATAAAACTCAGGATTCGAAACCTGATTCTGAACTTTCGAAAGACATGTCAGTTCATTCTTTTGGCTTGGATCACATGTATGGTGTTGAGCAGGGTAAGTGTACAAGGTCTCAGTCTTTCCCAGATAGAGTCCTATTGCATGACACTGAGGAGGAATTGGCTCAGGAGATGCCTGGACTCCAAAGATCCTGCTCTATGGTTGTAATTGAAGAGAGAGGTGAAAAACGAGGTTTGGAGCAGAGTGATTTGAGGGAGGGAGCCAAAAAGCCAAGAGAATGGCTTCAGCCTGTGACTACAAAGGCTGAGTTCCTGCCCTTTTCTGATTTTGATGATAAGAAAGTAGGCTCAGTAGAAGGGACAGCTTCGCCTTCTGAGAAAGTTGGTGTGATTGTAGAACGAGGGATCCAAGACAGCTTGGTTACTACTTCAAGTTTTCCTGATGGAGATGGTGAATCAAGTGTCAGTTATGTACAAGAAAAACAGCTTTTTCCAAATGCATTCAAGATATGTGACCTTAATCTGATGGAAGCGTCTGATATAAATGAAAGTCATCATAATGATCCAATTATTATGTACTCCTCCACTTCAGAAACCAAAAGTGAAGCAGCAACAATTGATATTGATTTGTCAATGAGTAACTCCAACTCTGGTGGTGGTAATAGGCATACAAGTAACTGCAAGGAGATTGAAGTAATTGATCTAGAGAATGATTGCACCCAAGAAGACAAGGCTGTTGATACTTTGGAGAGgaa GAGTGAACCAATGTTTGTGAGCATGAATGGTGATATGACTGATGTACCGGATCAATATGATGGGCTTATGATCACAGAGttcctccaaaatttttccAATTGCCCCCCTGATGATATAAATGCTCACCCTCTACAAAATGAAAGCATTAACAGTCTGCAGACTGAGGACATCAATCCTCTGCAGAATGAGATGGGCCTACATAATGGAGAG GGAACTCTTGCCGATGACGACTCGATATATATGTCCCTGGGGGAAATACCATTAA GCTTTTTGCCAGCATGGGAGCAACCACCATCCCAGGGGTATGAAAAGCCATTCTGA
- the LOC105782650 gene encoding uncharacterized protein At4g26450 isoform X3, which yields MHARHRTAGNDYRSNSMAMGVSASRISPETSGRGHGFYNSEYRNFKRGFGRGQSHPKSFQPHPPPAREGTDIFMEAGRLAAEYLVSQGLLPPTVLPAKWQNGRLKKHMGDYQDYRSQEGDNLHVPYDGRTSALARLRNANSDLGPGRRKYLDDNNSTWSKNLSKGRRKEGSYRGREYGGSGSWSDRIRGSPDLEIDDDNVSGLQEEPQAGKDIGNGLQKSVSNEFAPKGEELDNFDVKYNLEDELSLKASSSGAEKDLKSETDGELQKRSDESMGFRAEAGELKDGGNGNVETEEEGILKDSSFKHSSTADDVSGKTGADLLALCKFAKVPTKTRSSLTLKNLKPDSVSTIEQEGVSDFETPNVPQALLEDNSLGGSSGDLLLNKTQDSKPDSELSKDMSVHSFGLDHMYGVEQGKCTRSQSFPDRVLLHDTEEELAQEMPGLQRSCSMVVIEERGEKRGLEQSDLREGAKKPREWLQPVTTKAEFLPFSDFDDKKVGSVEGTASPSEKVGVIVERGIQDSLVTTSSFPDGDGESSVSYVQEKQLFPNAFKICDLNLMEASDINESHHNDPIIMYSSTSETKSEAATIDIDLSMSNSNSGGGNRHTSNCKEIEVIDLENDCTQEDKAVDTLERKSEPMFVSMNGDMTDVPDQYDGLMITEFLQNFSNCPPDDINAHPLQNESINSLQTEDINPLQNEMGLHNGEGTLADDDSIYMSLGEIPLSMPPI from the exons ATGCATGCTAGACATAGAACCGCTGGGAATGACTATAGGTCTAATTCTATGGCGATGGGGGTTTCCGCCTCCCGGATATCCCCTGAAACATCGGGTAGAGGCCATGGGTTTTACAATTCAGAGTACCGCAACTTCAAGCGAGGTTTTGGGCGTGGTCAAAGCCACCCGAAATCGTTTCAACCGCATCCGCCCCCAGCACGCGAAGGCACTGACATATTTATGGAAGCTGGCCGTCTTGCGGCGGAATATTTGGTCTCTCAGGGGTTATTGCCCCCAACTGTGCTACCTGCTAAATGGCAGAACGGTAGGTTGAAGAAGCATATGGGGGATTATCAAGACTATAGGTCACAAGAGGGAGATAACTTGCACGTTCCCTATGATGGCCGAACATCGGCACTTGCTCGTCTGAGAAATGCTAATTCTGATTTGGGTCCAGGCAGGAGGAAGTACCTTGATGATAATAACTCCACATGGTCTAAAAATCTTTCTAAAGGAAGAAGGAAAGAGGGATCTTACCGGGGTCGAGAATATGGGGGAAGTGGGTCATGGTCTGATCGGATTCGGGGTTCTCCTGACTTGGAGATTGATGATGATAATGTTTCTGGACTTCAAGAAGAGCCACAGGCTGGTAAAGATATTGGTAATGGATTGCAGAAGTCTGTTTCGAACGAGTTTGCTCCTAAAGGTGAAGAATTAGATAACTTTGATGTTAAGTACAATCTAGAGGATGAATTGAGCTTAAAGGCAAGTTCTTCTGGTGCCGAGAAAGATCTAAAGTCTGAAACTGATGGAGAACTCCAGAAGAGATCGGATGAATCAATGGGTTTTAGAGCTGAGGCTGGAGAGCTGAAGGATGGCGGCAATGGTAATGTTGAAACTGAAGAGGAGGGTATCTTGAAGGATTCATCTTTCAAGCATTCTTCCACAGCGGATGATGTCTCGGGGAAGACTGGTGCAGATTTACTGGCCCTCTGCAAATTTGCTAAGGTGCCTACTAAAACACGTTCTTCCTTGACATTGAAGAACTTAAAACCGGACTCAGTTTCAACCATTGAGCAGGAAGGTGTTTCTGATTTTGAAACTCCAAATGTTCCTCAAGCCTTGCTTGAAGACAACTCCCTGGGAGGTTCCTCTGGTGATCTGCTATTAAATAAAACTCAGGATTCGAAACCTGATTCTGAACTTTCGAAAGACATGTCAGTTCATTCTTTTGGCTTGGATCACATGTATGGTGTTGAGCAGGGTAAGTGTACAAGGTCTCAGTCTTTCCCAGATAGAGTCCTATTGCATGACACTGAGGAGGAATTGGCTCAGGAGATGCCTGGACTCCAAAGATCCTGCTCTATGGTTGTAATTGAAGAGAGAGGTGAAAAACGAGGTTTGGAGCAGAGTGATTTGAGGGAGGGAGCCAAAAAGCCAAGAGAATGGCTTCAGCCTGTGACTACAAAGGCTGAGTTCCTGCCCTTTTCTGATTTTGATGATAAGAAAGTAGGCTCAGTAGAAGGGACAGCTTCGCCTTCTGAGAAAGTTGGTGTGATTGTAGAACGAGGGATCCAAGACAGCTTGGTTACTACTTCAAGTTTTCCTGATGGAGATGGTGAATCAAGTGTCAGTTATGTACAAGAAAAACAGCTTTTTCCAAATGCATTCAAGATATGTGACCTTAATCTGATGGAAGCGTCTGATATAAATGAAAGTCATCATAATGATCCAATTATTATGTACTCCTCCACTTCAGAAACCAAAAGTGAAGCAGCAACAATTGATATTGATTTGTCAATGAGTAACTCCAACTCTGGTGGTGGTAATAGGCATACAAGTAACTGCAAGGAGATTGAAGTAATTGATCTAGAGAATGATTGCACCCAAGAAGACAAGGCTGTTGATACTTTGGAGAGgaa GAGTGAACCAATGTTTGTGAGCATGAATGGTGATATGACTGATGTACCGGATCAATATGATGGGCTTATGATCACAGAGttcctccaaaatttttccAATTGCCCCCCTGATGATATAAATGCTCACCCTCTACAAAATGAAAGCATTAACAGTCTGCAGACTGAGGACATCAATCCTCTGCAGAATGAGATGGGCCTACATAATGGAGAG GGAACTCTTGCCGATGACGACTCGATATATATGTCCCTGGGGGAAATACCATTAAGTATGCCTCCTATTTAA
- the LOC105782650 gene encoding uncharacterized protein At4g26450 isoform X2, whose translation MHARHRTAGNDYRSNSMAMGVSASRISPETSGRGHGFYNSEYRNFKRGFGRGQSHPKSFQPHPPPAREGTDIFMEAGRLAAEYLVSQGLLPPTVLPAKWQNGRLKKHMGDYQDYRSQEGDNLHVPYDGRTSALARLRNANSDLGPGRRKYLDDNNSTWSKNLSKGRRKEGSYRGREYGGSGSWSDRIRGSPDLEIDDDNVSGLQEEPQAGKDIGNGLQKSVSNEFAPKGEELDNFDVKYNLEDELSLKASSSGAEKDLKSETDGELQKRSDESMGFRAEAGELKDGGNGNVETEEEGILKDSSFKHSSTADDVSGKTGADLLALCKFAKVPTKTRSSLTLKNLKPDSVSTIEQEGVSDFETPNVPQALLEDNSLGGSSGDLLLNKTQDSKPDSELSKDMSVHSFGLDHMYGVEQGKCTRSQSFPDRVLLHDTEEELAQEMPGLQRSCSMVVIEERGEKRGLEQSDLREGAKKPREWLQPVTTKAEFLPFSDFDDKKVGSVEGTASPSEKVGVIVERGIQDSLVTTSSFPDGDGESSVSYVQEKQLFPNAFKICDLNLMEASDINESHHNDPIIMYSSTSETKSEAATIDIDLSMSNSNSGGGNRHTSNCKEIEVIDLENDCTQEDKAVDTLERKSEPMFVSMNGDMTDVPDQYDGLMITEFLQNFSNCPPDDINAHPLQNESINSLQTEDINPLQNEMGLHNGEGTLADDDSIYMSLGEIPLSAKMCGGESYLP comes from the exons ATGCATGCTAGACATAGAACCGCTGGGAATGACTATAGGTCTAATTCTATGGCGATGGGGGTTTCCGCCTCCCGGATATCCCCTGAAACATCGGGTAGAGGCCATGGGTTTTACAATTCAGAGTACCGCAACTTCAAGCGAGGTTTTGGGCGTGGTCAAAGCCACCCGAAATCGTTTCAACCGCATCCGCCCCCAGCACGCGAAGGCACTGACATATTTATGGAAGCTGGCCGTCTTGCGGCGGAATATTTGGTCTCTCAGGGGTTATTGCCCCCAACTGTGCTACCTGCTAAATGGCAGAACGGTAGGTTGAAGAAGCATATGGGGGATTATCAAGACTATAGGTCACAAGAGGGAGATAACTTGCACGTTCCCTATGATGGCCGAACATCGGCACTTGCTCGTCTGAGAAATGCTAATTCTGATTTGGGTCCAGGCAGGAGGAAGTACCTTGATGATAATAACTCCACATGGTCTAAAAATCTTTCTAAAGGAAGAAGGAAAGAGGGATCTTACCGGGGTCGAGAATATGGGGGAAGTGGGTCATGGTCTGATCGGATTCGGGGTTCTCCTGACTTGGAGATTGATGATGATAATGTTTCTGGACTTCAAGAAGAGCCACAGGCTGGTAAAGATATTGGTAATGGATTGCAGAAGTCTGTTTCGAACGAGTTTGCTCCTAAAGGTGAAGAATTAGATAACTTTGATGTTAAGTACAATCTAGAGGATGAATTGAGCTTAAAGGCAAGTTCTTCTGGTGCCGAGAAAGATCTAAAGTCTGAAACTGATGGAGAACTCCAGAAGAGATCGGATGAATCAATGGGTTTTAGAGCTGAGGCTGGAGAGCTGAAGGATGGCGGCAATGGTAATGTTGAAACTGAAGAGGAGGGTATCTTGAAGGATTCATCTTTCAAGCATTCTTCCACAGCGGATGATGTCTCGGGGAAGACTGGTGCAGATTTACTGGCCCTCTGCAAATTTGCTAAGGTGCCTACTAAAACACGTTCTTCCTTGACATTGAAGAACTTAAAACCGGACTCAGTTTCAACCATTGAGCAGGAAGGTGTTTCTGATTTTGAAACTCCAAATGTTCCTCAAGCCTTGCTTGAAGACAACTCCCTGGGAGGTTCCTCTGGTGATCTGCTATTAAATAAAACTCAGGATTCGAAACCTGATTCTGAACTTTCGAAAGACATGTCAGTTCATTCTTTTGGCTTGGATCACATGTATGGTGTTGAGCAGGGTAAGTGTACAAGGTCTCAGTCTTTCCCAGATAGAGTCCTATTGCATGACACTGAGGAGGAATTGGCTCAGGAGATGCCTGGACTCCAAAGATCCTGCTCTATGGTTGTAATTGAAGAGAGAGGTGAAAAACGAGGTTTGGAGCAGAGTGATTTGAGGGAGGGAGCCAAAAAGCCAAGAGAATGGCTTCAGCCTGTGACTACAAAGGCTGAGTTCCTGCCCTTTTCTGATTTTGATGATAAGAAAGTAGGCTCAGTAGAAGGGACAGCTTCGCCTTCTGAGAAAGTTGGTGTGATTGTAGAACGAGGGATCCAAGACAGCTTGGTTACTACTTCAAGTTTTCCTGATGGAGATGGTGAATCAAGTGTCAGTTATGTACAAGAAAAACAGCTTTTTCCAAATGCATTCAAGATATGTGACCTTAATCTGATGGAAGCGTCTGATATAAATGAAAGTCATCATAATGATCCAATTATTATGTACTCCTCCACTTCAGAAACCAAAAGTGAAGCAGCAACAATTGATATTGATTTGTCAATGAGTAACTCCAACTCTGGTGGTGGTAATAGGCATACAAGTAACTGCAAGGAGATTGAAGTAATTGATCTAGAGAATGATTGCACCCAAGAAGACAAGGCTGTTGATACTTTGGAGAGgaa GAGTGAACCAATGTTTGTGAGCATGAATGGTGATATGACTGATGTACCGGATCAATATGATGGGCTTATGATCACAGAGttcctccaaaatttttccAATTGCCCCCCTGATGATATAAATGCTCACCCTCTACAAAATGAAAGCATTAACAGTCTGCAGACTGAGGACATCAATCCTCTGCAGAATGAGATGGGCCTACATAATGGAGAG GGAACTCTTGCCGATGACGACTCGATATATATGTCCCTGGGGGAAATACCATTAA GTGCTAAGATGTGTGGTGGGGAAAGTTACCTCCCATAG